In one Bacillus sp. Marseille-P3661 genomic region, the following are encoded:
- a CDS encoding NAD(P)H-dependent flavin oxidoreductase: MEWGIVLFLPKLQFAHVKPSVPIMQGGMGVGISLSGLASAVANAGGIGIISGTGISIEELKMHIRRARRLTNGKGFIGVNVLFAMNDFAEKMKTAMQEKVDFIISGAGISRDMYAWGREYGVPVISIVSSAKVAKLSERLGAAAVVVEGHEAGGHLGTDRPLFEILPEVIDAVKIPVIAAGGILTGEDVAKALKMGASGVQMGTRFVASEECDAPLAFKQKYIKATIGDTMLVKTTVGLQGRAIKNQLTELIKDEGKLKVEKCINCLKKCSHRFCTLDTLLKSMNGDVENGLVFAGSRVSEIAEILPVKEIIDRIIEEYEKVANINEQPQMH; the protein is encoded by the coding sequence ATGGAATGGGGAATTGTTTTGTTTTTACCAAAGCTACAATTTGCACATGTTAAGCCAAGTGTTCCAATTATGCAAGGTGGGATGGGTGTTGGTATATCGTTAAGTGGACTTGCATCCGCTGTTGCAAATGCAGGCGGCATCGGTATTATATCTGGTACCGGAATTTCAATTGAAGAATTAAAAATGCATATCCGGAGAGCAAGGCGATTAACAAATGGAAAAGGCTTTATTGGTGTTAACGTTCTATTTGCAATGAATGATTTTGCTGAAAAGATGAAAACCGCAATGCAGGAGAAGGTTGATTTTATTATTTCTGGCGCTGGTATTTCAAGGGATATGTATGCATGGGGAAGAGAATATGGTGTACCTGTTATTTCAATAGTATCCTCAGCAAAAGTAGCAAAGTTATCTGAGCGTTTAGGTGCTGCAGCTGTTGTAGTAGAAGGCCATGAGGCTGGTGGTCATCTAGGTACAGATCGACCGTTGTTTGAAATTCTTCCAGAGGTTATAGATGCTGTAAAGATTCCTGTAATTGCAGCTGGAGGAATATTAACTGGTGAGGATGTCGCTAAAGCCTTAAAGATGGGAGCATCTGGTGTCCAAATGGGAACCAGATTTGTAGCAAGTGAAGAATGTGATGCACCGTTGGCGTTTAAACAAAAATATATAAAAGCTACAATTGGGGATACGATGTTAGTTAAGACTACAGTTGGTCTACAGGGAAGAGCCATTAAAAATCAGTTAACAGAGCTCATTAAAGATGAGGGGAAGTTAAAAGTTGAAAAATGTATTAATTGCTTAAAAAAGTGCTCGCATCGGTTTTGTACTTTAGATACACTGCTTAAATCTATGAATGGTGATGTGGAAAATGGATTAGTATTTGCCGGTTCAAGGGTAAGCGAAATTGCAGAAATCCTACCTGTTAAAGAAATTATTGATAGAATCATTGAAGAGTATGAAAAAGTAGCCAATATAAATGAACAGCCACAAATGCATTAA